A genome region from Marispirochaeta aestuarii includes the following:
- a CDS encoding UDP-N-acetylmuramoyl-L-alanyl-D-glutamate--2,6-diaminopimelate ligase, with product MKNPTARAKKRVSDFVSPDNILDSRGPENPEVRGMAYDSREVEEDFLFFALPGVHTDGHSYIPRAIEMGARVIVHSSPLDSYDPEICYLRVENSRTSMSSMAAAFYEHPSRQMIVAGVTGTDGKSSTVSYLRQLIAAAGFRCGFLSTVEFHNGEELSKNAFRQSTPEPPEVHRLLREMADRGCDYAVVEATSHGLSPRNNRLGDVDFNLGILTNISHEHLEFHGTMEQYVKDKSRLMASLSESHSVGPTAVLPAAEHYLPRFVEAAEGSRVVLYGSNTPEADYRAADIHEDEEGIRFSLHHQGESRPCFLRLQGLFNVDNALAALIAAGEMLRKPLEELIPLLPGLQAVRGRMQAVRRGQPFSALVDYAHSPGAFEKLLPLLRERCRGRLIALFGSAGERDREKRAIQGRIASQYCDMVFLCDEDPRGEDPVSILEEIAAGCEGKARGENLFLIPDRREAISRACTMAKSGDLLVCLGKGHEGSIIYADGPRPWDEEQALIDALEGLGYR from the coding sequence GTGAAAAATCCCACTGCAAGAGCCAAAAAAAGAGTATCAGACTTCGTATCTCCTGACAACATCCTCGACAGCCGGGGCCCGGAAAATCCTGAGGTCCGGGGGATGGCCTATGATTCCCGGGAAGTGGAAGAGGACTTCCTCTTTTTCGCCCTCCCCGGGGTTCATACCGACGGCCACAGCTACATTCCCAGGGCCATAGAAATGGGTGCCCGGGTTATAGTTCACAGCAGCCCCCTTGATTCATATGACCCGGAAATCTGCTATCTCCGGGTGGAGAATTCCAGAACCAGCATGTCCTCCATGGCAGCGGCTTTTTACGAACACCCGTCACGACAGATGATAGTCGCAGGGGTTACCGGGACGGACGGCAAAAGTTCCACCGTATCGTATCTTCGCCAGCTTATTGCCGCCGCCGGTTTCCGCTGCGGTTTCCTTTCCACCGTTGAGTTTCACAACGGCGAGGAACTGAGCAAGAACGCTTTTCGTCAGTCCACCCCGGAACCGCCGGAGGTCCATCGTCTGCTCCGGGAAATGGCTGACCGGGGCTGCGACTACGCGGTCGTGGAAGCCACGTCCCATGGACTCTCTCCCCGGAATAACCGCCTGGGGGATGTTGATTTCAACCTGGGGATTCTGACAAACATCAGTCACGAACACCTGGAGTTCCACGGAACCATGGAGCAGTATGTAAAGGACAAGTCCCGGCTTATGGCCTCCCTGTCGGAAAGTCATTCCGTCGGACCCACGGCGGTACTTCCCGCGGCGGAACACTATCTGCCCAGGTTTGTGGAAGCCGCCGAAGGAAGCCGGGTCGTACTCTATGGAAGCAATACTCCGGAAGCCGACTACAGGGCCGCGGACATTCATGAAGACGAAGAAGGTATACGCTTCAGCCTGCACCATCAGGGAGAAAGCCGGCCCTGCTTTCTCAGGCTCCAGGGACTCTTTAACGTGGACAACGCCCTTGCCGCCCTCATCGCGGCTGGAGAGATGCTGAGAAAACCCCTGGAAGAGCTCATTCCCCTCCTTCCCGGGCTTCAGGCGGTCCGGGGTAGGATGCAGGCGGTCCGCAGGGGTCAGCCCTTTAGCGCTCTGGTCGATTACGCCCACAGTCCCGGAGCCTTTGAAAAGCTCCTTCCCCTGCTCAGGGAACGCTGCCGGGGACGCCTGATCGCCCTCTTCGGCTCAGCGGGAGAGCGGGACCGTGAAAAGCGAGCGATTCAGGGACGCATCGCCTCGCAGTACTGCGACATGGTCTTTCTCTGCGACGAAGATCCCCGGGGGGAAGACCCGGTCTCCATTCTTGAAGAGATCGCCGCAGGCTGCGAGGGAAAAGCCCGGGGGGAGAACCTCTTCCTCATTCCCGACCGCAGGGAGGCGATCTCCCGGGCCTGTACCATGGCGAAGTCCGGGGACCTCCTGGTCTGCCTTGGCAAGGGTCACGAAGGTTCCATTATCTATGCCGATGGTCCCCGCCCCTGGGACGAAGAACAGGCCCTGATCGATGCCCTCGAAGGTTTGGGTTATAGATGA
- the queD gene encoding 6-carboxytetrahydropterin synthase QueD, producing MYQLRINGDFAAAHFLKNYHGKCENLHGHNYKVRVYLSGSRLDAGGMLIDFGIVKGHLKEVLAGLDHSNLNEHPFFSSGNPSAELIARYIYEEMAPRIPSVHLDRVEVFETENNVASYLPD from the coding sequence ATGTATCAGTTACGAATCAACGGAGACTTCGCCGCCGCTCATTTCCTGAAAAATTATCACGGAAAATGCGAGAACCTTCACGGCCACAACTACAAGGTCCGGGTATATCTTTCCGGGAGCCGGCTCGATGCCGGTGGAATGCTCATCGACTTCGGTATAGTAAAAGGCCACTTAAAGGAAGTCCTTGCCGGTCTGGACCACAGCAATCTGAACGAGCACCCCTTTTTCAGTTCCGGGAACCCCAGCGCCGAACTTATTGCCCGCTACATCTATGAAGAGATGGCCCCCAGAATACCCTCTGTTCATCTGGACAGGGTGGAAGTATTTGAAACCGAGAACAATGTAGCCTCCTATCTGCCGGACTGA
- a CDS encoding DNA adenine methylase, whose protein sequence is MPAADLSSDYLKRQLIAYIGNKRRLLPSLHRLFLRLEDRHPIHDMLDPFAGSGAVSRLGRAMGYRVHANDWEEYSRIINRVYLRLTPAGSAGLFSRYGGLEKLLARLNTDTAEAGETCFSLYYAPRSTENADYRTERLFYTRENALFIDRVRSWIEREYPIEEMDDGKSLDERELLIALLLYEAATHANTSGVFKAFHKGFGGHGSDALKRIMAPMKLECPVLIEGPEGEVGSSDAAEWVRGKSADLCYLDPPYTIHQYGSNYHILNTLARWDRPEVPLELGKDGRLKRKAGIREDWVRTRSAYCIKKTAAAALKNLLAGTDSRYIVLSYNSDGIISFDELCDLLSERGRLSVFADDYVQYRGGRQGLNRRNLTTEFQLVVESTGRHSSRDTEKIRRFIRMQELGQLLQGGFHPGRLEETGLVKGGVLLLGSVGKVAVPVRGGFKPDLSALGRKDFHYLDDDELETCLGLLKSASFTDNLEEAEVLLSLVDGSGENNGELRFLEERFFLLLKKLAHKKYRDIYKDIYSRALKIMSGERALEKLRALNEVALRRFSG, encoded by the coding sequence ATGCCCGCGGCGGACCTTTCTTCGGACTATCTTAAACGACAGCTGATCGCCTATATAGGAAACAAGAGGCGGCTTCTGCCCTCTCTGCACCGGCTCTTTCTGCGTCTGGAGGACCGGCACCCCATACACGACATGCTGGACCCCTTTGCCGGAAGCGGCGCCGTGTCGCGTCTCGGCCGCGCCATGGGGTACCGGGTTCATGCAAACGACTGGGAGGAGTACAGCAGGATAATAAACCGGGTGTATCTGAGACTCACACCCGCAGGGTCTGCCGGTCTCTTTTCCCGTTACGGAGGTCTCGAGAAGCTCCTTGCCCGGCTGAATACCGATACAGCGGAAGCCGGGGAGACCTGTTTTTCCCTGTACTACGCCCCCCGGTCTACGGAAAACGCGGATTATCGCACCGAGCGGCTCTTCTATACCCGGGAAAATGCCCTGTTCATTGACCGGGTACGGAGCTGGATTGAACGGGAGTATCCGATCGAGGAGATGGATGACGGGAAGAGTCTGGATGAACGGGAACTTCTGATCGCTCTGCTCCTTTACGAGGCGGCAACCCACGCCAATACCTCCGGGGTATTCAAAGCCTTCCACAAGGGCTTCGGCGGTCATGGCTCCGATGCCCTCAAACGTATCATGGCCCCCATGAAACTTGAGTGTCCTGTGCTCATCGAGGGGCCCGAAGGAGAGGTCGGTTCCAGCGATGCGGCCGAATGGGTCCGCGGCAAAAGCGCAGATCTCTGTTACCTGGATCCGCCATATACCATTCACCAGTACGGAAGTAATTATCATATTCTGAATACCCTTGCCCGCTGGGACCGGCCGGAGGTTCCCCTGGAACTGGGAAAAGACGGGCGTCTGAAACGAAAGGCGGGCATCCGTGAAGACTGGGTACGGACCCGGAGCGCCTACTGCATAAAAAAAACAGCTGCGGCTGCTCTCAAGAATCTGCTCGCCGGAACCGACTCCCGCTACATTGTTCTGAGCTATAACAGCGACGGCATAATCTCCTTCGACGAGCTTTGTGATCTTCTATCCGAGAGAGGCCGCCTCTCTGTTTTTGCCGATGATTACGTTCAGTACCGGGGAGGCAGGCAGGGGCTGAACAGAAGGAACCTCACAACCGAGTTTCAGCTCGTGGTGGAGAGTACCGGGAGACACTCTTCCCGGGACACGGAAAAGATCCGCCGGTTTATCAGAATGCAGGAGCTTGGACAGCTGCTGCAGGGAGGATTTCATCCCGGACGACTTGAAGAGACGGGACTCGTAAAGGGGGGAGTACTTCTTCTTGGAAGCGTCGGAAAAGTTGCAGTTCCTGTCAGGGGCGGATTCAAACCGGATTTGTCTGCCCTTGGCCGGAAGGATTTTCATTACCTCGACGATGATGAGCTGGAAACATGCCTGGGGCTCCTTAAATCTGCTTCTTTTACGGACAACCTGGAGGAGGCTGAGGTACTGCTTTCCCTGGTTGACGGATCAGGGGAGAATAACGGAGAACTCCGCTTCCTGGAGGAGCGCTTTTTTCTGCTTCTTAAAAAGCTGGCCCATAAAAAATATCGTGATATTTACAAAGATATTTATTCCCGGGCTTTAAAAATCATGTCAGGCGAAAGGGCTCTTGAAAAACTTCGAGCCCTTAACGAGGTAGCCCTGCGGCGTTTCAGCGGTTGA
- a CDS encoding rhodanese-like domain-containing protein has product MEYRLEKKRIILYIALAILVSFTLLSLYPREGSRDSPYRDPENLKQLVDDQDSSYLLLDVRTPSEYSSGYIPTAQNLPLQILGENLPETSRDSLIILYCRSGNRSSQAARLLHKEGYTNVVDFGGINRWPYGLNR; this is encoded by the coding sequence ATGGAATACAGACTGGAAAAAAAGCGGATAATACTTTATATCGCTCTCGCGATACTCGTCTCTTTTACGTTGCTGTCCTTATATCCCCGGGAAGGTTCCAGGGATTCTCCCTACAGGGATCCTGAAAACCTTAAGCAGCTCGTCGATGACCAGGATTCTTCCTATCTGCTGCTGGATGTACGTACCCCATCGGAATATTCTTCCGGATATATCCCCACAGCACAAAACCTGCCGCTTCAGATTCTCGGAGAAAACCTTCCCGAGACGTCCCGGGATTCCCTGATAATCCTCTACTGCCGATCCGGCAACAGATCGTCCCAGGCAGCGAGGCTGCTTCATAAAGAGGGGTACACGAATGTCGTCGACTTCGGCGGGATAAACCGCTGGCCTTATGGGCTCAACCGCTGA
- the hflC gene encoding protease modulator HflC — translation MKRLATVLIVVAVLLVVFVALGPFYILTEGEQAVVTRFGAIVSTARDAGLKFKMPLIDTVVKYPKKILSWDGDAQRLPTAENQFIWVDATARWEISDPTLFYESVTSMNQAFARLDEVIDSSIRTVIADNPLFEAVRNSNVINEIDRSEVVRVTAETEGEKTEELPDEDSPAIIDANKTYPAVNKGRNMLSEEMLDAAAQVTPQYGIELIDIVIRQIRYSDDLTESVYNRMIAERNQKAQEFRSRGEGQKAFWLGKLDNEKRTILSRAYTEAETVKGNADRQAAQIYADAYSADEEFAIFWRSLESYRNTMNKFNKTLTTDMEYFRYLYDQDGE, via the coding sequence ATGAAACGACTTGCAACTGTACTGATAGTAGTAGCTGTACTTCTGGTGGTCTTCGTGGCCCTGGGCCCCTTCTATATACTCACCGAGGGAGAGCAGGCGGTGGTAACCCGTTTTGGTGCCATTGTTTCCACTGCCAGGGATGCGGGGCTGAAGTTCAAGATGCCCCTTATCGATACGGTGGTCAAATACCCCAAGAAGATTCTCTCCTGGGACGGAGACGCCCAGCGCCTGCCGACGGCGGAAAACCAGTTTATCTGGGTAGACGCCACCGCCAGGTGGGAGATCTCTGATCCGACCCTCTTCTACGAATCCGTAACCTCCATGAACCAGGCCTTCGCCCGTCTGGACGAGGTTATCGACTCTTCGATTCGGACGGTTATCGCCGATAATCCCCTTTTTGAAGCGGTACGGAACAGCAACGTGATCAACGAGATCGACCGCAGCGAGGTCGTCCGTGTGACGGCGGAAACGGAAGGAGAAAAAACCGAGGAACTGCCCGACGAGGACAGCCCGGCTATCATCGACGCCAACAAGACCTATCCCGCGGTAAACAAGGGACGAAACATGCTCTCCGAGGAGATGCTTGACGCCGCCGCCCAGGTAACCCCCCAGTACGGAATCGAGCTGATCGATATCGTTATCCGGCAGATCCGCTACTCCGACGACCTTACCGAAAGCGTCTACAACAGAATGATCGCTGAACGGAACCAGAAGGCCCAGGAATTCCGCTCCCGGGGAGAAGGTCAGAAGGCCTTCTGGCTCGGTAAGCTGGACAACGAAAAGCGTACAATCCTCTCCCGGGCCTACACCGAGGCGGAGACAGTTAAAGGTAACGCCGACCGTCAGGCCGCCCAGATCTACGCCGACGCCTACAGCGCCGACGAGGAGTTCGCCATATTCTGGCGATCCCTGGAGAGTTACCGGAATACCATGAACAAGTTCAACAAGACCCTGACAACCGATATGGAATACTTCAGGTACCTCTACGATCAGGACGGAGAATAG
- the hflK gene encoding FtsH protease activity modulator HflK — MSDRDQTPKGFPFPVRPKMIILAIVVLIIAGTVMSSFYVVDQTEQAVTLFLGNFKTITGPGLQFKLPFGIERNYNVPTQVIQTEQFGFRTERAGVASVYSKADFPEESIMLTGDLNIVDVEWTIQYRIVDPRAWLFNVQEPKRTIRDISQSIVNRLVGDRTIFDVIGSERTNIEIRAQETMNSILESYGLGINITTVKLRNIVPPAGSVQDAFEDVNKAIQDMERLINEGREQYNKEIPKAKGQAQQLVQEAQGYAAEKVNRAQGDVARFSSVLQEYRRNPDVTRSRLYIEMIEDVFGNDPGSDLIDRNLENFLPLKNLQGQGGL; from the coding sequence ATGTCGGACCGTGACCAGACACCGAAGGGCTTTCCCTTTCCGGTGCGGCCGAAAATGATAATACTGGCGATTGTGGTACTAATAATCGCCGGTACCGTCATGTCGAGTTTCTACGTTGTCGACCAGACAGAGCAGGCGGTGACTCTCTTTCTGGGAAATTTCAAAACAATCACCGGGCCGGGGCTGCAGTTCAAGCTGCCCTTCGGCATCGAACGCAACTACAATGTTCCCACCCAGGTAATCCAGACCGAGCAGTTCGGTTTCCGTACAGAAAGGGCCGGAGTCGCCTCAGTTTATTCCAAAGCGGATTTTCCCGAGGAGTCCATCATGCTCACCGGGGACCTCAATATCGTGGATGTGGAATGGACTATTCAGTACAGGATTGTCGATCCCCGGGCATGGCTCTTTAATGTTCAGGAACCAAAACGGACAATTCGGGACATCTCCCAGTCCATCGTCAACCGTCTGGTGGGAGACCGGACCATCTTTGACGTAATCGGATCGGAGCGAACCAACATCGAGATCCGGGCCCAGGAAACCATGAACAGTATACTGGAAAGCTACGGCCTCGGCATCAACATAACCACCGTCAAGCTGCGGAACATCGTTCCCCCCGCCGGTTCGGTTCAGGACGCCTTCGAGGATGTCAACAAGGCCATCCAGGACATGGAGCGTCTTATAAACGAAGGCCGGGAGCAGTACAACAAGGAGATCCCCAAGGCCAAGGGACAGGCACAGCAGCTCGTACAGGAAGCCCAGGGATACGCTGCGGAGAAGGTCAACCGGGCCCAGGGAGATGTGGCCCGCTTCAGCTCGGTACTGCAGGAGTACCGCCGGAACCCGGACGTAACCCGTTCCAGGCTCTACATCGAGATGATCGAGGACGTCTTCGGCAACGACCCGGGATCCGATCTTATCGACCGCAATCTGGAGAACTTTCTACCCCTGAAGAACCTCCAGGGACAGGGAGGACTTTGA
- the metG gene encoding methionine--tRNA ligase, with translation MKKRLITSALPYVNNIPHLGNLIQVLSADVFARFCRLKGYETLYVCGTDEYGTATETRALEEGVSPKELCDRYFVIHDDIYKWFNIAFDKFGRTSTPEQTDIVQSIFRGCDRQGYIKEGSIEQLYCTSCQRFLADRFVRGTCPHCGYDDARGDQCENCGKLLDPTDLVKPRCGTCGAEPEVRVTHHLYLDLPAILPKLQNWMTEASVQGFWARNAVQMTNSWIRDGLKERAITRDLKWGIPVPKKGYEDKVFYVWFDAPIGYISITATLTAEWETWWKNPENVELFQFIGKDNIPFHTVIFPSSLLGSGENWTLLHHMSSTEYLNYESGKFSKSKGIGVFGTDAKETGIPADVWRFYIYYNRPEKADALFTWKDFQEKVNGELIGNLGNLVNRTLTFVNRFYDGKLPEAEPDAEFWKQVAVHEEKITAHLERAELRDAFREIFALSSMGNKAFQDGEPWRTRKEAPEEAARLLRDLTFLIRDLAVLISPYIPETSDRIAGWLGMDAISWDTLGRADGITAIAKPEILFQRLEDDFIEGLRERFAGSQAEREAARKENQEKSEASPEDFFRERLDLRVARIETVEQHPDADKLYVLQLKLGEEERQIVSGLVDHYSIEDLTGRHIVLVYNLKPAKLRGIKSEGMLLAASTEGEKELEVLFLPEVAPGTRLSLDGEAAAAEGAKRISIDDFFSTPMRVEDNTVMIGSTAVAADGTPVRTKNLARGSVG, from the coding sequence ATGAAGAAGAGACTGATCACCTCGGCACTGCCCTATGTTAACAATATTCCCCATCTCGGCAACCTTATACAGGTTCTGTCGGCGGACGTTTTTGCCCGTTTCTGCCGGCTCAAGGGCTACGAAACCCTCTATGTCTGCGGAACCGATGAGTACGGAACCGCCACCGAGACCAGGGCACTGGAGGAAGGAGTCTCTCCCAAGGAGCTGTGCGACCGCTATTTTGTTATCCACGACGATATCTACAAATGGTTCAACATCGCCTTTGACAAGTTCGGCCGCACTTCCACCCCGGAACAGACCGATATTGTCCAGTCCATCTTCAGGGGCTGCGACCGGCAGGGCTACATAAAAGAAGGCAGCATCGAACAGCTCTACTGTACGAGCTGTCAGCGCTTTCTGGCGGATCGCTTTGTCCGGGGAACCTGTCCCCACTGCGGCTATGATGATGCCCGGGGAGATCAGTGCGAAAACTGCGGCAAACTGCTTGACCCGACGGACCTGGTAAAACCCCGCTGCGGTACCTGCGGCGCGGAACCCGAGGTGAGGGTGACCCATCACCTCTATCTCGATCTTCCCGCCATACTTCCGAAACTCCAGAACTGGATGACCGAGGCTTCGGTCCAGGGTTTCTGGGCCCGCAATGCTGTTCAGATGACCAACTCCTGGATCCGGGACGGCCTCAAGGAACGGGCCATAACCCGGGACCTGAAGTGGGGAATCCCGGTCCCTAAAAAGGGCTATGAAGACAAGGTCTTCTATGTCTGGTTCGACGCCCCCATCGGCTACATATCCATAACCGCGACCCTGACGGCGGAGTGGGAAACGTGGTGGAAAAACCCGGAAAACGTGGAGCTTTTCCAGTTCATCGGCAAGGACAACATCCCCTTTCATACGGTTATTTTTCCTTCATCCCTGCTGGGAAGCGGTGAAAACTGGACCCTCCTGCACCACATGTCATCCACCGAGTATCTGAACTACGAGAGCGGTAAGTTCTCCAAGAGCAAGGGGATCGGCGTTTTCGGTACCGACGCCAAGGAAACGGGAATCCCCGCGGATGTATGGCGCTTCTATATATACTATAATCGCCCCGAAAAGGCGGATGCCCTCTTTACCTGGAAGGATTTTCAGGAGAAGGTGAATGGAGAGTTGATCGGCAACCTGGGCAACCTGGTAAACCGGACCCTCACCTTTGTGAACCGTTTCTATGACGGAAAACTTCCGGAGGCCGAACCGGACGCAGAGTTCTGGAAACAGGTGGCAGTGCATGAAGAGAAGATTACCGCCCATCTTGAGCGGGCGGAGCTGCGGGATGCTTTCCGGGAAATTTTCGCCCTCTCCTCCATGGGAAACAAGGCCTTCCAGGACGGAGAGCCCTGGCGGACCCGCAAGGAGGCTCCGGAAGAGGCTGCCCGGCTTCTCAGGGACCTGACTTTCCTTATCCGCGATCTGGCGGTACTGATTTCCCCCTATATTCCGGAAACCTCGGATAGAATTGCCGGCTGGCTTGGAATGGACGCGATAAGCTGGGATACCCTGGGCCGGGCCGACGGTATAACGGCCATCGCGAAGCCGGAAATCCTTTTTCAGCGTCTTGAGGATGATTTCATCGAAGGCTTACGGGAACGCTTCGCCGGCAGCCAGGCAGAGAGGGAAGCCGCCAGAAAGGAAAATCAGGAGAAGTCCGAAGCTTCGCCGGAGGATTTTTTCCGGGAACGTCTTGACCTGCGGGTTGCACGGATCGAAACAGTCGAGCAGCACCCCGACGCCGACAAGCTCTACGTTCTTCAGCTGAAGCTGGGGGAGGAGGAGCGGCAGATAGTCTCCGGTCTTGTGGACCATTACAGTATCGAGGATCTGACAGGCCGACACATCGTACTTGTCTACAACCTGAAACCTGCAAAACTCCGGGGGATAAAGAGCGAAGGAATGCTCCTGGCCGCCTCTACGGAGGGGGAAAAGGAGCTGGAGGTCCTCTTTCTGCCGGAGGTCGCACCGGGGACCCGTCTTTCCCTGGATGGAGAGGCTGCCGCGGCGGAGGGAGCAAAGCGGATCAGCATCGACGACTTTTTCTCCACCCCCATGCGGGTTGAAGATAACACGGTAATGATCGGTTCCACCGCGGTGGCAGCCGACGGAACACCTGTCCGCACAAAAAATCTCGCCAGGGGGAGCGTAGGCTGA
- a CDS encoding lipid II:glycine glycyltransferase FemX, translating into MPGAMMETVSLDELDGYDNLLQSGYWGRVKESFGWTPFAFSFNDQPLLVLVRRLPFGQGIAYVPHGPVNEVEPHFFALFARNMIPSLPDYVSFIRFDLPWQISAAEERKGYLKSPFKKAPVDVQPPDTVVLSLKESEEDILAGMKKKTRYNIRLAGKKGVSVRSGSIKDLETWYDIYRETAGRDGISIHSLDYYRRVFQEGLKRKNPSVRLLLAELEGEVIAGNIVVLHGKSSTYLYGASRSVHRNCMPTYLLQWEAIRLAKQHGCESYDLYGIPPYEDEDHPMSGLYRFKTGFGGRIINRAGCWDFPVRPGAYTLYRAAEKARNFYYKRLRR; encoded by the coding sequence ATGCCCGGGGCGATGATGGAAACGGTTTCTCTTGACGAACTCGACGGGTACGACAACCTGCTGCAGTCAGGCTACTGGGGAAGGGTAAAGGAGAGCTTCGGCTGGACACCCTTTGCCTTCAGTTTTAACGATCAGCCCCTGCTGGTTCTCGTGCGGCGCCTGCCCTTTGGGCAGGGTATAGCCTACGTACCCCATGGTCCCGTCAACGAGGTGGAGCCCCATTTTTTCGCCCTCTTTGCACGGAACATGATTCCCTCCCTGCCGGACTATGTAAGCTTTATCCGTTTTGATCTCCCCTGGCAGATATCTGCTGCAGAGGAGAGAAAAGGCTACCTCAAATCCCCTTTTAAAAAAGCCCCCGTTGATGTGCAGCCTCCCGACACAGTGGTCCTCTCTCTGAAGGAGAGCGAGGAGGATATTCTTGCGGGAATGAAAAAGAAGACCCGCTACAATATACGGCTGGCGGGCAAAAAAGGGGTTTCCGTTCGCAGCGGCAGCATAAAGGACCTGGAAACCTGGTACGACATCTATCGGGAGACCGCCGGGCGGGACGGCATCAGCATCCACTCCCTGGACTATTACCGCAGGGTTTTCCAGGAAGGACTGAAACGCAAGAACCCCTCTGTTCGTCTTCTTCTAGCGGAGCTTGAGGGGGAGGTTATCGCCGGGAACATCGTTGTTCTCCATGGAAAATCATCCACCTACCTCTACGGCGCCTCCCGGTCGGTACACAGGAACTGCATGCCCACCTATCTGCTGCAGTGGGAAGCGATCCGCCTTGCAAAACAGCACGGCTGTGAAAGCTACGATCTCTATGGAATCCCGCCCTATGAAGACGAGGACCATCCCATGAGCGGGCTCTACCGGTTTAAAACGGGATTCGGCGGCCGGATAATAAACCGTGCGGGCTGCTGGGATTTTCCCGTTCGCCCGGGCGCCTATACACTCTACCGAGCAGCGGAGAAGGCCAGAAACTTCTACTATAAACGTCTTCGCCGCTGA
- the murD gene encoding UDP-N-acetylmuramoyl-L-alanine--D-glutamate ligase: MNLQLEDIPGMRITVMGLGLHGGGAAAARFFASLGARVLVTDLRSSEELSASLSDLKNLEIEYRLGEHRLEDFSGADLVIKNPAVPSGSEYLKAAHHVSSDIAVFLGLSGREVFAITGTKGKSTTASAVHHVLSTIKSETDLGGNITISPLNFLLRDMINGSLKEKDAPVVLELSSWQLADCLPREVLKPRYSMITNIMHDHQNRYDSFEDYVADKALIFSNQDSNDVSVFNYDDPYGRKYAGESRARVLYFSNNQLPAALEGGFLKGTRGFLRREGKEVEILPETLAVPGAHNRLNLLAAAVMLASSGVPVETIKSGLADFHGIPHRLEEVARIDGVLYVNDSAATIPEAAAAAIASFDAPVRLIAGGTDKELDFTGFSDALRRVAGLYLLKGNATPRFEAAAEEAGIRHRGPFESLEEALMQVRAEARPGDVVLLSPGCASFGMFRNEFHRGDLFRDYVRSLAGTGGL; encoded by the coding sequence TTGAATCTGCAACTTGAAGATATTCCCGGCATGAGGATAACCGTTATGGGTCTGGGACTCCACGGCGGCGGTGCCGCAGCCGCCCGTTTTTTCGCCAGCCTTGGAGCGCGGGTGCTGGTCACCGACCTGAGAAGTTCCGAGGAACTTTCCGCTTCCCTGAGCGACCTGAAGAACCTGGAAATCGAATATCGCCTGGGAGAACATCGCCTGGAGGACTTTTCCGGAGCCGATCTGGTCATAAAGAACCCGGCGGTACCCTCGGGTTCGGAATACCTGAAGGCCGCACACCACGTGAGCAGCGATATCGCTGTTTTCCTGGGCCTCAGCGGCCGCGAAGTCTTCGCCATAACCGGGACCAAGGGTAAGTCTACTACGGCCAGCGCGGTGCACCATGTTCTGTCGACAATCAAAAGCGAAACCGACCTGGGAGGAAACATCACCATCAGTCCCCTGAATTTCCTGCTCAGGGATATGATAAACGGCAGCCTCAAAGAGAAGGATGCACCGGTGGTTCTGGAGCTCTCTTCCTGGCAGCTGGCGGACTGTCTTCCCCGGGAGGTATTGAAGCCCCGGTACAGCATGATCACCAACATAATGCATGATCACCAGAACCGTTATGACAGCTTCGAGGATTATGTTGCCGACAAGGCCCTGATATTTTCCAATCAGGACAGTAACGATGTATCGGTTTTCAACTATGACGACCCTTACGGACGGAAATATGCCGGGGAGTCCCGAGCCAGGGTCCTCTACTTTTCCAATAATCAACTTCCCGCAGCGCTGGAGGGTGGTTTTCTTAAAGGGACCAGGGGATTCCTGCGCAGGGAGGGCAAGGAAGTGGAAATCCTGCCGGAAACTCTTGCAGTTCCCGGCGCTCACAACCGGCTCAACCTGCTGGCCGCAGCGGTAATGCTCGCATCCTCCGGGGTTCCGGTGGAAACCATCAAGTCCGGACTTGCGGATTTTCACGGCATTCCCCACCGTCTGGAAGAGGTGGCCCGAATCGACGGCGTACTGTATGTAAACGACAGCGCCGCCACAATCCCTGAGGCTGCGGCTGCTGCAATTGCCAGCTTTGATGCTCCCGTACGGCTGATTGCCGGAGGTACGGACAAGGAACTGGATTTTACCGGCTTTTCCGATGCCCTGCGCAGGGTGGCGGGGCTTTATTTATTGAAAGGAAACGCAACGCCCCGTTTTGAAGCTGCGGCGGAAGAAGCCGGTATCAGGCATCGGGGACCCTTTGAATCCCTGGAGGAAGCCCTTATGCAGGTGCGGGCAGAGGCCCGTCCGGGGGATGTGGTACTGCTTTCGCCGGGATGCGCTTCCTTCGGGATGTTCAGAAACGAGTTTCACCGGGGAGACCTTTTCAGGGACTATGTCCGCAGTCTTGCCGGGACGGGCGGACTCTGA